The Sandaracinaceae bacterium genome segment GCTGCGGCACGAGCACCTTCATCTTCTTGCCGCGCTCCTCGCCGAGCCAGGCCTCCATGCCCTCGGCCGCCTCGACCTCGAGCGGCAGCAGCAGCTCGTCCGGGATGGTCCCGCCCAGCCGGTAGTACTCGCTGACGAAGCTCGCCACGAGCTCGTCGTCGGGCAGGGTCACGCCCTTCAGATCGAAGGTGCGCACCTGCTTGAGGTGGCCGTCTCGGACCTCGAGCAGCGCCACCTCCACCTGGTCGCCCGCGCGCACGAAGCCGATCACGTCCTGGTCGACGGCCTTCACGGTCGCGATGCGCTGGGTCGTCCGCACCCGCTCGACCGCGCGCAGCTGGTCCCGATAGACCGCCGCCTGCTCGTAGTCCTGCGCGTCCGCCGCGTCGCGCATGCGCCGCTCGAGGTCGTCGACGAGCTGGTCGTGCTTGCCCTCGAGGAAGAGCCCGGCGAGGTCCACCTGCGCGCCGTACGCGTCGCGGTCCACCTCCAGCACGCAGGGCGCGGGGCAGCGCTTGATCTGGTACTGCAGACACGGCCGCACCCGCGCCCGAAAGTCGGTGTCGCGGCAGGTGCGCAGCTTGAAGAAGCGGTTGATCTGCCGGAGCGTCTGCCGCGCGCTGGTCGCGGAGTCGTAGGGGCCGTAGTAGCGGGCGCCGTCGGGCTTCGGCCGCCGCACGACGCTCAGCCGCGGCCAGGTGTCCTCGGGCTGGATGCGGATGGAGAGGAAGTCCTTGTCGTCGCGGAGCTTGACGTTGTAGCGGGGCTGGTGCTGCTTGATGAGCTCGTTCTCGAGCAGCGCCGCCTCCTTCTCGTTGCCGACCACGAACGTCTCGAGATCGCCGAGCTCGCGCTCGAGGTAGCTGATGAAGAAGCGGTCGTCGCTGTTGCCGGCCTGGAAGTAGCTGCGCACCCGGCTGCGGAGGCTCCCGGCCTTGCCGACGTAGAGCACCCCGCCCGCGCGGTCCTTGAACAGGTAGACGCCTGGGCTCGCGGGGAGCGCGTCGAGCTTCTGCTGTACGTGCTCGGGCAGCATGGTCGGCGAAGGGTAGCTCGACGGAACGCGAACGCCCCCGACCGGGAGGGTCGAGGGCGCGGAAGGGATTCGAGTGCGTCAGCGGTTCAGGCGGCCTCGGCGAGGCGGCTGTTGAGGTGCTCCACGGCGCGCTTCTGCAGCTGGCAGACGCGCGACTCGCTGATGCCCATGCGGCGGCCGATCTCCTTGAGCGGGAGACCCTGGAACAGGCCCAGCTCGAGCGCCTGGCGCTGGCGCTTCGGCAGGATGCCGAGAGCCTGGAGCAGCTGCTCGCGCTGGTGGTTGGCGTGCGCCTGCTCGTCGGCCAGCATCGTGTGGTCGTCGATCAGGCGAGCGGACAGCGGCTCCTCGTAGGTGGCGGCGGCGTCCATCGACACCAGGCGCCGCGCGGCGATCGCCCGGCCCTTCCGCTCCTCGTCGCCGGTCGTCTTGCCGGCCGCGTGCTTGACCACGAGCCGCATCTCGTCCCGGCTGCGGGGGTCGAGGCGGCGGATCGCGTCGATCATGCGCTGGCGGATGCGGGTCCGGACCCACGTCTGCTCCTGGATGCCGTAGCCCTGGTAGCTGGAGAGCGCCTCGAGCACCGCGACGCGGCCCTCCGCGTGGAGGTCCTCCTCGTCGAGCGCCCGGCCGGCCGAGGCCAGCGGGCGGAGTCGACGCGCCATGGCGCGGACGAGCCCTTCGTACTTCTCGAGCGCCTCGCGGGCGTCGTCGTTCTTCCAGGAAACCTTCTTCTCTCGCTTGGCCATGATGTCCTCCAAAATCCCTTCGCAGTTCCTCCCTTCTTCAATGGTCGTGCCAGCGATGCGCAGGAGGGGGACAGTCAGAAAAATGACACCTGATCTCGCGTGTTTGAGCGCCTACGGCCGGTTCGGGAC includes the following:
- a CDS encoding sigma-70 family RNA polymerase sigma factor encodes the protein MAKREKKVSWKNDDAREALEKYEGLVRAMARRLRPLASAGRALDEEDLHAEGRVAVLEALSSYQGYGIQEQTWVRTRIRQRMIDAIRRLDPRSRDEMRLVVKHAAGKTTGDEERKGRAIAARRLVSMDAAATYEEPLSARLIDDHTMLADEQAHANHQREQLLQALGILPKRQRQALELGLFQGLPLKEIGRRMGISESRVCQLQKRAVEHLNSRLAEAA
- the uvrC gene encoding excinuclease ABC subunit UvrC; translation: MLPEHVQQKLDALPASPGVYLFKDRAGGVLYVGKAGSLRSRVRSYFQAGNSDDRFFISYLERELGDLETFVVGNEKEAALLENELIKQHQPRYNVKLRDDKDFLSIRIQPEDTWPRLSVVRRPKPDGARYYGPYDSATSARQTLRQINRFFKLRTCRDTDFRARVRPCLQYQIKRCPAPCVLEVDRDAYGAQVDLAGLFLEGKHDQLVDDLERRMRDAADAQDYEQAAVYRDQLRAVERVRTTQRIATVKAVDQDVIGFVRAGDQVEVALLEVRDGHLKQVRTFDLKGVTLPDDELVASFVSEYYRLGGTIPDELLLPLEVEAAEGMEAWLGEERGKKMKVLVPQRGPRVRLLEMAKENAEHAYREKARAKENLEERLQQLQKKLRLPILPRHIECVDVSHLGGADTVAAITAITDGELDKSRYRSFRVKKASGGDDYGAMYEVLSRRFRRGRDEEEGWELPDLFVVDGGKGQLNVAIAAARDLGIEGLNLAGLAKERSAGGETKVVERVFLPGQKNAIVLPERSAPRHLLTLARDEAHRRSNQLRLKLGKRRRLKSGLDDIPGVGPKTRAALLKRLGSLKAVTQADLEALQEAGANKRQAEAIHRTFHGAAAAPDVPADAADAERAALENAFEEP